The Synergistota bacterium genome has a window encoding:
- a CDS encoding V-type ATP synthase subunit D, whose protein sequence is MKLRVNPNRMELLRLRRRLAIAKRGHKLLKDKQDALIKQFISLVRENKKLREELEEELQKAYVNFLGARAVMSSRSLEEALLLPGVKTYLKVSRVNMMSVFVPKFDFNQEGNPVNYGFWQTSGELDVALYNFIDLLPKLIKLAEIEKAVVLLADEIERTRRRVNALEYVMIPQLEETISYITMKLDEMERATLTRLMKIKDIVRAH, encoded by the coding sequence ATGAAACTGAGGGTTAATCCCAATAGAATGGAGCTCCTCCGCCTAAGGCGGAGGCTTGCTATAGCTAAAAGAGGTCATAAGCTGCTTAAGGATAAGCAAGATGCCTTGATAAAACAATTTATATCGCTGGTTCGCGAGAATAAAAAGCTCAGAGAGGAGCTCGAAGAGGAGCTTCAAAAAGCCTATGTTAACTTTCTTGGAGCACGTGCGGTGATGAGCAGTAGAAGCCTGGAAGAAGCTCTGCTCCTTCCAGGTGTGAAAACCTACCTTAAGGTAAGTAGGGTCAACATGATGAGCGTATTCGTTCCTAAATTTGACTTCAATCAAGAGGGAAATCCGGTTAATTATGGTTTTTGGCAAACGTCGGGGGAACTTGATGTGGCTCTATATAACTTCATTGATTTGCTTCCTAAGCTCATAAAGCTTGCTGAGATAGAAAAAGCAGTGGTTCTCCTTGCGGATGAGATTGAAAGAACCAGAAGAAGGGTTAACGCTTTAGAGTACGTTATGATTCCTCAGTTGGAGGAAACCATCTCATATATAACCATGAAGCTTGATGAGATGGAGAGGGCAACCTTAACCAGGCTTATGAAGATTAAAGATATAGTACGAGCACACTAA
- a CDS encoding carbon starvation protein A, producing MILTAAAIYIVAFFTYGKGLERNVVKADPNRKTPALAMQDGVDYFPAHPFVLYGHHFASIAGAGPIVGPALAMAWGWLPSLLWIWFGNIFIASVHDYLALMASVRYEGKSIQYVSGKVMSKRTSYSFELFIYFALLLVIAAFMAVLTGIFVSTPSVATASIGFIVAALITGFIIYRTNLGMKVGTIVGLLLVLISLWIGFKLPIKLSPHTWYILEFLYIVIAASLPVWILLQPRDYLNAYILWAGLALGGLAFIIVAKGFTLPAFSAFTANIVGGKPSPFWPVVPLVIACGALSGFHSIVGSGTTSKQLDNELSGLMVGYGSMFTEGFLSTIVVTAIAVYAFSLLDGASQKLAKMGVNLDMLKAGGTYFAQNYLKATNAIGGKLGPFVGGYAKGLQDAFGIPFSVGKTFAGLWVSAFILTTLDTSNRLARFAWTEIFEPLREKSPGFYSVIANRWVGSLIAASLGMWLAWGGALTLLWPAFSGANQLLASIALMTAGVWAVNVQRVSSGYKMAVLIPAIFLWITVTSGLFWFLFVVVPSKAGVLKYSIGGMTVVMLILNFILIYDFFKALKKGPELMEPTA from the coding sequence ATGATTCTTACTGCAGCTGCCATATACATTGTGGCGTTCTTCACTTATGGTAAAGGACTTGAGAGGAACGTTGTTAAGGCTGATCCTAATAGGAAAACGCCCGCTTTGGCGATGCAAGATGGCGTTGATTACTTTCCCGCTCATCCATTTGTGCTCTACGGCCATCACTTTGCATCAATAGCCGGTGCTGGTCCTATAGTGGGTCCTGCGCTTGCCATGGCATGGGGATGGCTTCCATCTCTCTTATGGATTTGGTTTGGAAACATCTTTATTGCAAGTGTTCACGACTACTTAGCTTTAATGGCGTCTGTAAGATATGAAGGAAAATCGATACAATATGTGTCAGGTAAGGTTATGAGTAAGAGAACCTCTTATTCGTTTGAGCTATTCATTTACTTTGCCCTTCTCCTTGTTATAGCTGCTTTCATGGCTGTTTTAACGGGAATTTTTGTGAGTACTCCTTCGGTTGCAACTGCTTCCATAGGCTTTATAGTAGCAGCCCTGATTACCGGGTTTATAATTTATAGGACTAATCTCGGGATGAAAGTTGGAACTATAGTCGGGCTACTTCTCGTTTTAATTTCACTCTGGATTGGATTTAAGCTTCCTATAAAGTTATCTCCCCATACTTGGTATATTCTTGAATTTCTCTATATAGTGATCGCAGCTTCGCTTCCAGTTTGGATTCTTCTTCAACCCCGTGATTATTTAAATGCCTATATACTTTGGGCGGGGTTGGCTTTAGGAGGATTGGCGTTTATAATAGTTGCTAAGGGATTTACTTTGCCTGCATTTTCAGCCTTTACGGCTAACATAGTTGGCGGAAAGCCATCTCCCTTCTGGCCAGTGGTTCCTCTGGTTATAGCATGTGGTGCTTTATCTGGTTTTCACTCCATAGTTGGTTCGGGGACCACATCTAAACAACTTGATAATGAGCTTAGTGGTCTCATGGTTGGATATGGTTCCATGTTTACCGAGGGGTTCCTCTCAACCATAGTTGTTACTGCGATAGCGGTTTATGCGTTTTCTCTTCTCGATGGAGCTTCTCAGAAGCTTGCTAAGATGGGAGTAAATCTCGATATGCTGAAAGCAGGCGGAACTTACTTTGCTCAAAACTATTTGAAGGCTACTAACGCCATAGGTGGAAAGTTAGGGCCTTTCGTTGGCGGGTATGCAAAAGGGCTGCAAGATGCTTTTGGCATACCATTCTCCGTTGGAAAAACGTTTGCGGGGCTCTGGGTTTCTGCGTTTATTTTGACTACTCTTGATACATCAAACCGTCTGGCGCGTTTTGCATGGACTGAGATATTTGAGCCTCTGCGTGAAAAATCACCTGGCTTTTACAGCGTTATAGCCAATAGATGGGTTGGCTCGCTTATAGCAGCTAGTTTGGGAATGTGGCTTGCTTGGGGTGGAGCCCTTACCCTTTTGTGGCCCGCTTTTTCGGGAGCCAACCAGCTCCTTGCATCTATAGCTTTGATGACTGCTGGTGTTTGGGCGGTTAACGTTCAGAGAGTAAGTTCTGGCTATAAGATGGCGGTTTTGATTCCCGCTATCTTTCTCTGGATTACCGTAACTTCAGGCTTATTCTGGTTCCTATTTGTGGTAGTGCCTTCGAAAGCTGGTGTACTTAAATACTCTATTGGCGGAATGACAGTTGTGATGCTTATACTTAATTTCATCCTGATCTACGATTTCTTCAAGGCTTTGAAGAAAGGGCCTGAGCTTATGGAGCCAACTGCATGA
- a CDS encoding acetate kinase — protein MKVLVINSGSSSIKYQLFDMTTEEVIAKGLVERIGIANSRLNHYPQNREKVVIEQDIPDHEVGLKLVLDALVHPTHGVIKDLKEISAVGHRIVHGGEKFASSVLITDEVIKAVEECIPLAPLHNPPNLLGIKAMQKLLPSVPQVGVFDTAFHQTMPPHAYIYGIPYEYYERYRVRRYGFHGTSHYYVANRAAEILSKSIEELRIVTCHLGNGSSIAAVDKGRSIDTSLGFGTVAGVIMGTRCGDLDPAIVLFLMEKDDLSTAKMQEILYKKSGFLGVSGISNDLRDVEEAAKRGNRRADLALDIFAYGIKKYIGAYAAAMGGLDVVVFTAGIGENSNVVRERVCRGLEFLGIKLDLEKNKVRGKEAIISADDSKVKVMVIPTNEELVIARDTKRIVEREGQ, from the coding sequence ATGAAGGTACTCGTTATCAACTCTGGTAGCTCCTCCATTAAATACCAGCTCTTTGACATGACAACGGAGGAGGTTATAGCAAAGGGGCTCGTCGAAAGAATAGGCATAGCGAACTCTCGTCTTAATCATTATCCACAAAATAGGGAAAAGGTGGTGATAGAGCAAGATATACCAGATCATGAAGTCGGCTTAAAGCTAGTTCTGGATGCGCTGGTTCATCCCACACATGGCGTGATAAAGGACCTCAAGGAAATTAGCGCGGTTGGCCACAGAATAGTTCATGGAGGGGAGAAGTTCGCATCATCTGTATTAATAACCGATGAGGTTATAAAAGCGGTAGAAGAGTGCATCCCTTTGGCTCCATTACACAATCCTCCAAATCTTTTGGGAATAAAAGCCATGCAAAAGCTTTTACCTAGTGTCCCACAAGTGGGCGTTTTTGACACCGCTTTTCACCAGACAATGCCTCCTCACGCCTATATTTATGGAATTCCTTATGAATATTATGAGAGATATCGAGTCAGAAGATACGGTTTTCACGGAACCTCTCATTATTATGTTGCCAATAGAGCAGCAGAGATACTCAGCAAGAGCATAGAAGAACTTAGGATAGTAACCTGCCATCTCGGCAATGGCTCAAGCATAGCCGCGGTAGACAAAGGTAGATCCATAGACACCTCCTTGGGCTTTGGAACGGTTGCCGGTGTGATAATGGGAACGAGATGTGGGGACTTAGATCCCGCTATAGTGCTTTTTCTCATGGAGAAAGACGACCTCTCAACGGCTAAAATGCAGGAAATACTTTACAAGAAGAGTGGCTTTCTCGGAGTATCGGGAATCAGCAATGATTTAAGAGACGTTGAAGAGGCAGCTAAGAGAGGAAATCGCCGAGCGGATTTAGCGTTAGATATATTTGCCTATGGAATTAAAAAATATATTGGAGCATATGCTGCAGCCATGGGGGGATTAGATGTCGTAGTATTCACAGCTGGAATTGGAGAAAACAGCAATGTAGTGAGAGAGAGAGTATGCAGAGGATTAGAGTTTCTTGGAATAAAGTTAGATCTTGAAAAGAACAAGGTCAGGGGCAAGGAAGCCATAATATCAGCTGATGATTCCAAGGTAAAGGTGATGGTTATACCAACCAATGAGGAGCTTGTCATAGCGAGAGATACAAAGAGAATAGTTGAAAGGGAAGGGCAATAA
- a CDS encoding ArsA family ATPase has translation MRIKFFVGKGGVGKTSVAASYGAFLSSQGYRTLIVSLDPAHNLGDILNIKLSDKVVRVSENLYAREVDIEREISRYLDRIAQSLRMTYKYLSVLNMEGYFKVLRYSPGMEEQATLEAIKRHIFSHDYDFVLFDTAPTGHTLRVLSLPSVSLLWIDELMKLRSAILDRRGMIRRVRGEIDKGLPASAEEDDVMKELGKMKEEYEALRNKLKGEETGYITVLNAEEVPLLETERLIAFLRNFNMKVERIVVNKYMPERLPKQSEVMEFIKERFADHEIKVIPYMDRSPRGINALREVYASCLR, from the coding sequence ATGAGAATTAAGTTTTTCGTTGGAAAGGGAGGAGTGGGAAAAACAAGCGTTGCAGCTTCATACGGTGCCTTTTTATCCTCTCAAGGGTATAGAACTCTTATCGTTTCTCTTGATCCTGCTCATAATCTTGGAGACATACTAAACATAAAACTTTCAGATAAAGTTGTCCGTGTAAGCGAGAATCTTTATGCAAGAGAGGTTGATATAGAGAGAGAAATCTCTCGCTATTTGGATAGAATAGCCCAAAGCCTGCGGATGACGTATAAATACCTCTCCGTCTTGAACATGGAAGGATATTTCAAGGTTCTTAGATATTCTCCTGGTATGGAAGAGCAGGCAACGCTTGAGGCCATAAAAAGGCATATATTTTCCCATGATTATGATTTCGTTCTCTTTGATACCGCTCCTACAGGCCATACGCTAAGGGTTTTGAGCTTACCCTCTGTCTCGCTACTCTGGATAGATGAGCTTATGAAGCTAAGAAGCGCGATACTTGATAGGAGGGGGATGATAAGAAGGGTAAGAGGAGAAATTGATAAAGGTCTTCCTGCATCAGCGGAAGAAGATGACGTGATGAAGGAGCTTGGGAAGATGAAGGAGGAGTACGAGGCTCTAAGGAATAAATTAAAAGGTGAGGAAACGGGATATATAACGGTGTTGAATGCAGAGGAAGTTCCTTTGCTTGAAACTGAAAGATTAATAGCGTTTTTGAGAAACTTTAATATGAAGGTGGAAAGAATAGTAGTTAATAAATATATGCCGGAAAGGTTGCCCAAGCAGTCTGAAGTTATGGAGTTTATTAAAGAAAGATTTGCTGATCATGAGATTAAGGTCATACCTTATATGGATCGGAGCCCGAGAGGAATAAATGCTCTTAGGGAGGTATACGCTTCTTGTCTAAGATAG
- a CDS encoding V-type ATPase subunit, whose product MERNFKYVYAAARVRYLENELLPISFFHRLIDAETIKDIRKLLGETVYGLREAEDFDILWEDELRRVSSILREVLPGNRLKKFFLYSYDLFNLKVLFKNRVLAKRGGRKNWDVLVDMGTVPLDRLISIIENEQYVYLPFYRRDGVYILSELLESMEKAELDTRFIDITLDKLYFHFMLEEARELEEPFLKEYMKTLIDLTNIMTFFRVKLAEQPKSFLADVLIPDGMLDEDKLVESYQDSSDVLVKNTAYSPYGKLIEEMANVYEESKNLALLERLVDNYLIDYAKRCKFIMFGIQPIVGFMIAKEMEVKNLRIVITGKHAGVPGNILRERLRDAYV is encoded by the coding sequence GTGGAAAGGAACTTTAAGTATGTCTATGCTGCAGCGCGCGTTAGATACCTAGAAAACGAGCTTTTACCGATTTCTTTCTTTCATAGACTTATAGATGCTGAAACGATAAAAGATATAAGGAAGCTATTGGGAGAAACGGTTTATGGCTTAAGAGAAGCGGAGGATTTTGATATTCTTTGGGAGGATGAACTTCGAAGAGTATCAAGCATTCTACGGGAGGTGCTTCCTGGTAATAGGTTAAAGAAGTTTTTCCTTTATTCATACGATTTATTCAATCTTAAGGTTTTGTTTAAAAATAGGGTTTTGGCAAAGCGAGGTGGCAGGAAAAACTGGGATGTTCTTGTAGATATGGGAACTGTTCCTTTAGACAGGCTCATATCTATAATAGAAAATGAACAATATGTTTATCTTCCGTTTTACAGAAGGGATGGGGTATATATACTTTCAGAGCTCTTAGAAAGCATGGAAAAGGCCGAGCTTGATACAAGATTTATAGATATAACATTGGACAAGTTATACTTTCACTTTATGCTTGAGGAAGCGAGAGAGCTCGAAGAGCCTTTCTTGAAGGAATATATGAAAACGCTCATAGATTTGACTAATATAATGACGTTCTTCAGGGTAAAGCTTGCAGAGCAACCAAAGAGCTTCCTCGCTGATGTCTTGATCCCGGATGGCATGCTGGATGAGGACAAACTTGTTGAAAGCTATCAAGATAGCTCAGATGTCCTTGTAAAAAATACGGCTTATTCTCCCTATGGTAAATTAATTGAGGAGATGGCGAATGTTTACGAGGAAAGCAAAAACCTTGCACTACTTGAAAGATTGGTCGATAACTACCTTATAGATTATGCTAAAAGGTGTAAGTTCATTATGTTTGGGATTCAGCCGATAGTTGGTTTTATGATAGCCAAGGAGATGGAAGTCAAGAATCTGAGGATTGTTATAACCGGTAAGCATGCTGGAGTACCGGGGAACATTTTAAGGGAGAGGTTGAGAGATGCGTACGTTTAG
- a CDS encoding V-type ATP synthase subunit F (produces ATP from ADP in the presence of a proton gradient across the membrane; the F subunit is part of the catalytic core of the ATP synthase complex) — translation MRTFRVGMIGDYDSAIGFKAVGIDTFVVKDLREARSVLNDLVRKGYGIVFITEEIASLIEPVVDSVNRETSCSVLVIPSVKGSTGFARDKIRKNVERAVGIDIFKSS, via the coding sequence ATGCGTACGTTTAGAGTTGGAATGATAGGAGACTACGACTCAGCTATAGGTTTTAAGGCAGTTGGGATAGATACCTTTGTGGTTAAGGATTTGAGAGAAGCAAGAAGCGTTCTAAATGATCTTGTTAGGAAGGGGTATGGGATTGTTTTTATAACCGAAGAGATAGCATCCTTAATAGAGCCCGTTGTGGATAGCGTTAACAGGGAGACAAGTTGCTCGGTGCTGGTAATTCCGAGCGTAAAGGGCTCTACTGGATTTGCCAGGGATAAAATAAGAAAAAACGTGGAGAGGGCAGTGGGTATAGATATATTTAAATCATCATAA
- a CDS encoding V-type ATP synthase subunit B — MTLIKEYKTISGISGPLIVVEKVTDVKYDELVEIQLGNGELRRGRVLEITTDKALVQVFEGTTGLDIENAKVRFLGKALELPVSRDMLGRIFDGSGRPIDGGPEIIPEKRLDINGNPINPYSRDYPSEFIQTGISTIDGMNTLVRGQKLPIFSGSGLPHARMAAQIARQARVLSSEEKFAVVFAAMGITFEEANFFIEDFNRTGAIRRAVMFINLADDPAIERIATPRLALTAAEYLAFDLDMHVLVILTDMTNYCEALREISAARKEVPGRRGYPGYLYTDLATMYERAGRIKGKKGSITQIPILTMPEDDKTHPIPDLTGYITEGQIILSRELHRKGIYPPVDVLPSLSRLKDKGIGKGKTREDHADLLNQLFAAYARGKEAKELAVILGEGALTEEDRAFAKFADEFEDKYVRQGEYEDRTIEQTLDLGWELLTMLPMKELKRVRDEFKERYLKPRLREKKSNETEG, encoded by the coding sequence GTGACCTTGATCAAAGAGTATAAAACCATAAGTGGCATATCTGGACCTCTTATAGTAGTTGAAAAGGTCACGGATGTTAAATATGACGAGCTTGTTGAGATTCAGCTTGGAAACGGAGAGCTTCGAAGAGGAAGAGTCCTTGAGATAACGACTGATAAGGCTCTGGTGCAGGTATTTGAAGGAACCACAGGGCTTGATATAGAGAATGCTAAGGTAAGATTTTTGGGCAAAGCTTTGGAGCTACCCGTGAGTAGGGACATGCTTGGAAGGATCTTTGATGGTTCCGGTAGGCCCATAGATGGCGGTCCGGAGATAATACCTGAAAAAAGGCTTGATATAAATGGTAATCCGATAAATCCTTATTCGCGTGATTACCCTTCTGAGTTCATTCAGACGGGAATTTCCACGATAGATGGCATGAATACCCTTGTCAGGGGTCAAAAGCTGCCCATATTCTCGGGAAGTGGGCTTCCTCACGCTCGTATGGCGGCTCAGATAGCCAGACAGGCACGGGTGCTTTCCTCTGAAGAGAAGTTTGCCGTTGTTTTTGCCGCTATGGGTATAACTTTTGAAGAGGCAAACTTCTTCATAGAAGATTTTAACAGGACGGGAGCGATTAGAAGAGCAGTTATGTTCATAAATCTTGCTGATGATCCGGCTATAGAGCGTATAGCTACACCTCGCTTGGCTTTAACAGCGGCAGAGTATCTTGCTTTTGATCTTGATATGCATGTTTTGGTTATCCTTACTGATATGACGAACTATTGTGAGGCTTTAAGGGAGATCTCAGCTGCCAGAAAGGAGGTTCCTGGGAGAAGGGGATATCCTGGTTATCTTTATACAGACCTTGCGACGATGTATGAGAGAGCGGGAAGAATAAAGGGTAAAAAGGGATCCATAACTCAGATACCTATACTGACCATGCCAGAGGATGATAAGACTCATCCTATTCCTGACTTAACCGGTTATATAACAGAAGGACAGATAATATTAAGCAGGGAACTTCATAGAAAGGGAATTTATCCACCCGTTGATGTTCTTCCCTCCTTGTCAAGGTTAAAGGATAAGGGTATAGGTAAAGGGAAGACGAGAGAGGACCATGCGGACTTACTGAATCAGCTCTTTGCCGCATATGCCAGAGGTAAAGAGGCAAAGGAGCTCGCCGTTATACTTGGAGAAGGTGCATTGACTGAAGAGGATAGGGCGTTTGCGAAATTCGCTGATGAGTTTGAGGATAAATATGTGAGACAGGGAGAGTATGAGGATAGGACTATAGAACAGACGCTTGATCTCGGGTGGGAGCTTCTGACCATGCTACCGATGAAGGAGCTTAAGAGAGTTAGAGATGAGTTTAAGGAGAGGTATCTCAAGCCGAGGTTAAGGGAGAAGAAGAGCAATGAAACTGAGGGTTAA
- a CDS encoding arginine deiminase has protein sequence MLRVFSEIGTLEAVMLHRPGKELERLTVENMDILLFDDIPWLKRAQQEHDRFAELLRKEGVEVYYIEDLLKDILHDEETRRSLITDVVRLELFNPRTSNYLASYLMELPSERLVDVLIGGIYKREVQLSELGLSALMRSDNDFYIRPLPNLYFMRDPAAIVGNGVIISSMKHPARSREPLYLKYVFENHPLFRRDPINFWFGKDKDDVFPYTVEGGDILVLSSDTVAIGCSERTLPATVERVSRRLFKYGGFKKVLAIEIPKRRAFMHLDTVFTMVDWGVFVVYPFTLDRMRVFELTLNKDGDITITMKEDLISSIEEALGLGESEIIYTGGGDTVIAGREQWNDGTNTFALAPGVVITYARNEKTNEELRKAGIRVLEIEGAELVRGRGGPRCMTLPLRRRDI, from the coding sequence ATGCTGAGGGTTTTTTCCGAGATAGGAACCTTAGAAGCGGTTATGCTTCACAGGCCTGGTAAGGAGCTTGAGAGACTCACAGTTGAGAATATGGATATTCTTCTATTCGATGATATTCCTTGGCTTAAGAGAGCCCAACAGGAGCATGATCGTTTTGCGGAGCTTTTGAGAAAGGAAGGAGTAGAGGTTTACTATATAGAGGATCTGCTTAAGGATATATTGCATGATGAAGAGACAAGGAGATCACTTATAACGGATGTTGTAAGATTAGAGCTCTTTAATCCAAGAACGTCTAATTATCTTGCATCCTATTTAATGGAGCTTCCTTCGGAGAGACTTGTGGACGTCCTGATCGGCGGTATTTACAAGAGAGAGGTACAGCTTTCAGAGCTTGGATTATCGGCACTTATGAGATCTGACAACGACTTTTATATAAGGCCTCTCCCAAATCTTTATTTTATGAGGGATCCTGCTGCTATTGTTGGCAATGGCGTTATCATAAGCTCGATGAAGCATCCTGCCAGGAGCAGAGAGCCTCTTTATCTTAAGTATGTTTTTGAGAATCATCCTCTTTTTAGGAGAGATCCGATTAACTTTTGGTTCGGGAAAGATAAAGATGATGTGTTTCCTTATACCGTGGAAGGAGGAGATATTCTCGTTCTTTCGAGCGATACGGTCGCTATAGGTTGTAGCGAAAGGACACTTCCTGCAACAGTTGAGAGGGTCTCAAGAAGGCTGTTTAAGTATGGAGGGTTTAAAAAGGTTTTAGCGATAGAGATTCCTAAGAGGAGAGCTTTTATGCACTTGGATACCGTATTCACTATGGTAGATTGGGGTGTATTTGTAGTTTACCCGTTTACGCTTGATAGGATGAGAGTTTTCGAGCTAACCCTGAATAAGGATGGAGATATAACGATAACCATGAAAGAGGATCTTATTTCTTCAATTGAGGAGGCTCTTGGCTTAGGTGAATCGGAGATTATATATACCGGTGGGGGAGACACGGTGATAGCTGGTAGAGAACAGTGGAACGATGGGACTAACACCTTTGCATTAGCTCCCGGTGTGGTTATAACCTATGCCAGGAATGAGAAGACAAATGAGGAGCTTCGCAAAGCAGGAATCAGAGTGCTTGAGATAGAAGGTGCGGAGCTCGTTAGGGGAAGAGGGGGTCCCAGATGTATGACCTTGCCATTAAGGCGGAGGGATATTTAA
- a CDS encoding V-type ATP synthase subunit K: protein MELSTAIAISGAALAAGLAGSGSAVGVGIAGEAGAGVLTEDPKKFGLVLLLQALPGTQGIYGLLAGFLIMNKIGLLGGHLVSLTIEQGLAIAFAALPVAIVGLISGIAQGKTSAACIQLIAKRPEEAGKAVILPAMVETYAVLGLLMTVLLLNGIKL, encoded by the coding sequence ATGGAATTAAGTACTGCTATAGCTATAAGTGGAGCTGCCTTGGCTGCGGGCTTGGCTGGATCAGGATCGGCGGTAGGTGTCGGCATAGCAGGTGAGGCGGGTGCCGGAGTTCTCACAGAGGATCCAAAGAAGTTTGGACTGGTTTTGCTGCTCCAGGCGTTGCCGGGCACGCAGGGTATATATGGTCTTCTCGCCGGCTTCCTTATAATGAACAAAATTGGTCTCCTTGGAGGACACCTTGTTAGCCTTACCATTGAGCAAGGGCTTGCTATAGCTTTTGCCGCTTTGCCAGTAGCAATCGTTGGGCTTATATCTGGAATAGCGCAGGGGAAAACATCCGCTGCGTGTATTCAACTAATAGCGAAGAGACCGGAAGAGGCAGGTAAGGCGGTTATTCTCCCCGCTATGGTTGAGACATACGCGGTACTTGGGCTTCTCATGACTGTGCTCCTTTTAAACGGTATAAAGTTATAA
- a CDS encoding ATP synthase subunit A produces the protein MKEGRIVKVSGPLVVADNMLGSRMYDVVYVGKHGLVGEIIELKGDQAYIQVYEETSGIGPGEPVVSTGMPLSVELGPGLIESIFDGTQRPLNIIEEITKSSFIARGLKINALDRNKKWHFVPSVKEGEVVEEGDVLGVVKETVLVDHKIMVPPGKRGKVKKIAEEGDYTVEDVIAVLDDDGKEIEITMMQKWPVRQRRPFKKQLSPDEPLTTGQRVIDTFFTLAKGGTACVPGPFGSGKTVIQHQLAKWASADIVVYIGCGERGNEMTDVLIEFPHLTDPKSGEPLMKRTILVANTSNMPVAAREASIYTGITMAEYYRDMGYDVALMADSTSRWAEALREISGRLEEMPGEEGYPAYLGTRLASFYERAGKVICLGKDNRIGSISVIGAVSPPGGDLSEPVTQNTLRVVKVFWGLDAELAYQRHFPAINWLNSYSLYMDALEDYWRREVGEEWVEIRKEAMKLLEEEAELKEIVRLVGIDALSKEDRLKLDVAKSIREDFLHQNAFHEIDTYTSFAKQYRMLRIIMELYRLAQDALKKGAPLRDIEKMEVLEDIARMKYIPENRLDEFDKIEEKLRKQIYALIPSGGE, from the coding sequence ATGAAAGAAGGACGGATTGTAAAGGTTTCTGGACCTCTTGTAGTGGCTGATAATATGCTCGGTTCAAGAATGTATGATGTCGTCTATGTCGGTAAGCATGGTCTCGTTGGCGAGATAATAGAACTAAAAGGGGATCAGGCTTATATTCAGGTGTATGAAGAGACATCAGGAATAGGTCCAGGAGAGCCCGTAGTTTCTACGGGAATGCCGTTAAGCGTTGAACTGGGCCCGGGACTTATAGAATCGATATTTGATGGGACTCAAAGACCCCTAAACATTATAGAAGAGATAACTAAAAGCAGCTTTATAGCACGCGGCTTAAAAATCAATGCCCTTGATAGGAACAAAAAATGGCATTTCGTTCCGAGCGTTAAAGAAGGAGAAGTGGTGGAGGAAGGGGACGTCTTGGGAGTTGTGAAAGAGACGGTCCTCGTTGATCATAAGATAATGGTTCCACCCGGTAAAAGGGGAAAAGTTAAGAAGATTGCTGAGGAGGGAGACTACACGGTTGAGGATGTGATAGCGGTTCTGGATGATGATGGAAAAGAAATAGAAATTACTATGATGCAGAAATGGCCTGTTAGGCAAAGAAGACCCTTTAAAAAGCAGCTTTCCCCGGATGAACCACTCACAACCGGTCAAAGAGTAATAGATACCTTTTTCACGCTGGCAAAGGGAGGAACTGCTTGCGTCCCTGGACCTTTCGGGAGTGGGAAGACTGTTATACAGCATCAGCTCGCTAAATGGGCAAGTGCTGATATAGTTGTATACATAGGCTGTGGAGAGCGCGGGAACGAAATGACCGATGTTTTAATAGAGTTTCCTCATCTAACTGATCCCAAGTCTGGTGAGCCTCTTATGAAGAGAACCATTCTCGTTGCTAATACATCTAATATGCCGGTTGCTGCGCGAGAGGCATCTATCTACACGGGGATAACCATGGCTGAGTATTATAGAGACATGGGTTATGACGTTGCCCTTATGGCTGATTCCACTTCAAGATGGGCGGAAGCTCTAAGGGAGATATCAGGTAGGCTTGAAGAAATGCCTGGTGAAGAAGGGTATCCGGCTTATCTTGGCACGAGACTGGCTTCTTTTTATGAGAGAGCTGGCAAAGTTATATGTCTTGGGAAAGATAATCGCATAGGGTCTATAAGCGTTATAGGTGCGGTTTCCCCACCTGGGGGAGACCTCTCGGAACCTGTTACTCAGAATACCTTAAGAGTTGTCAAAGTGTTCTGGGGTTTAGACGCTGAGCTTGCATATCAGAGGCATTTTCCTGCCATAAACTGGTTAAATAGCTATTCGCTTTATATGGATGCTCTTGAAGATTATTGGAGACGAGAGGTTGGAGAGGAGTGGGTTGAGATCAGAAAGGAGGCTATGAAACTGCTCGAGGAAGAGGCAGAGCTTAAGGAGATTGTCAGATTAGTTGGTATAGATGCTCTTTCCAAGGAAGATAGATTAAAGCTTGATGTTGCCAAGTCTATAAGAGAGGATTTTCTCCATCAGAATGCTTTCCATGAGATAGACACTTATACTTCTTTTGCGAAGCAATACAGGATGCTGAGAATAATTATGGAGCTTTATAGGCTCGCTCAGGATGCTCTTAAGAAGGGGGCCCCGCTCCGAGATATAGAAAAGATGGAAGTCCTTGAAGATATAGCGAGAATGAAGTATATACCTGAGAATAGGCTTGATGAGTTCGATAAGATCGAGGAGAAGCTCAGAAAGCAAATATATGCTCTCATTCCCAGCGGAGGTGAGTGA